CGCAAAGAAAATCTTATTGGTTATGTCAAAAAACATTTATCTCGCAGATGATGACTGCGATGATGTCGAATTTTTCAAGGATGCGCTAAATGAAATAACTTTTGACTTCCATCTTACGATTTCCAGCAACGGACAGGAGCTTCTGGATAAGCTCCATAACAGCTGTCTGCTTCCTGATATAATCTTTATCGACCTAAACATGCCTATAATGGACGGTTTTGAAGCCCTATCC
This portion of the Flavobacterium lindanitolerans genome encodes:
- a CDS encoding response regulator, which gives rise to MSKNIYLADDDCDDVEFFKDALNEITFDFHLTISSNGQELLDKLHNSCLLPDIIFIDLNMPIMDGFEALSLIKTDEVLNSIPTVIYSTSSNMNHITKAYELGASSYFKKPSDFKSLKNELEKVLLIDWKNFIQSIE